The following proteins are co-located in the Panthera tigris isolate Pti1 chromosome F2, P.tigris_Pti1_mat1.1, whole genome shotgun sequence genome:
- the MYC gene encoding myc proto-oncogene protein has protein sequence MPLNVSFANRNYDLDYDSVQPYFYCDEEENFYQQQQQSELQPPAPSEDIWKKFELLPTPPLSPSRRSGLCSPSYVAFASFSPRGDDDGGGGSFSTADQLEMVTELLGGDMVNQSFICDPDDETFIKNIIIQDCMWSGFSAAAKLVSEKLASYQAARKDSGSPSPARGPGGCPTSSLYLQDLSAAASECIDPSVVFPYPLNDSSSPKPCASPDSTAFSPSSDSLLSSAESSPRASPEPLALHEETPPTTSSDSEEEQEEEEEIDVVSVEKRQPPAKRSESGSPSAGGHSKPPHSPLVLKRCHVPTHQHNYAAPPSTRKDYPAAKRAKLDSGRVLKQISNNRKCISPRSSDTEENDKRRTHNVLERQRRNELKRSFFALRDQIPELENNEKAPKVVILKKATAYILSVQAGEQKLISEKDLLRKRREQLKHKLEQLRNSCA, from the exons ATGCCCCTCAACGTCAGCTTCGCCAACAGGAACTATGACCTCGACTACGACTCGGTGCAGCCCTATTTCTACTGCGACGAGGAGGAGAACTTctaccagcagcagcagcagagcgAGCTGCAGCCGCCGGCGCCCAGCGAGGATATCTGGAAGAAATTCGAGCTGCTGCCCACCCCGCCGCTGTCCCCGAGCCGCCGCTCGGGGCTCTGCTCGCCCTCCTACGTCGCCTTCGCGTCCTTCTCCCCCCGGGGGGACGacgacggcggcggcggcagctTTTCCACGGCCGACCAGTTGGAGATGGTCACCGAGCTGCTGGGAGGAGACATGGTGAATCAGAGCTTCATCTGCGACCCGGACGACGAGACCTTCATCAAAAACATCATCATCCAGGACTGCATGTGGAGCGGCTTCTCGGCCGCCGCCAAGCTCGTCTCGGAGAAGCTGGCCTCCTACCAGGCTGCGCGCAAAGACAGCGGCAGCCCGAGCCCCGCCCGCGGGCCCGGCGGCTGCCCCACCTCCAGCTTGTACCTGCAGGACCTGAGCGCCGCCGCCTCCGAGTGCATCGACCCCTCCGTGGTCTTCCCCTACCCGCTCAACGACAGCAGCTCGCCCAAGCCCTGCGCCTCCCCCGACTCCACCGCCTTCTCTCCGTCCTCGGACTCTCTGCTCTCCTCGGCGGAGTCCTCCCCGCGGGCCAGCCCCGAGCCCCTGGCGCTCCACGAGGAGACACCGCCCACCACCAGCAGCGACTCTG aggaagaacaagaggaagaagaagaaattgatgTCGTTTCTGTGGAGAAAAGGCAGCCCCCTGCCAAAAGGTCGGAATCGGGGTCACCCTCTGCCGGAGGTCACAGCAAACCTCCTCACAGCCCGCTGGTCCTTAAGAGATGCCACGTGCCCACCCATCAGCACAATTACGCAGCGCCCCCCTCCACTAGGAAGGACTACCCAGCCGCCAAGAGGGCTAAGTTGGACAGTGGCAGAGTCCTGAAACAGATCAGCAACAACCGCAAATGTATCAGCCCCAGGTCTTCGGACACGGAGGAGAACGACAAGAGGCGGACGCACAACGTCTTGGAACGCCAGAGGAGAAACGAGCTGAAACGGAGCTTTTTTGCCCTGCGCGACCAGATCCCAGAGTTGGAAAACAACGAAAAGGCCCCCAAGGTGGTTATCCTTAAAAAAGCCACCGCGTACATCCTGTCTGTCCAAGCAGGGGAGCAAAAGCTCATTTCGGAAAAGGACCTGTTGAGGAAGCGACGAGAACAGTTGAAACACAAACTTGAACAGCTAAGGAACTCTTGTGCATAA